A part of Periophthalmus magnuspinnatus isolate fPerMag1 chromosome 14, fPerMag1.2.pri, whole genome shotgun sequence genomic DNA contains:
- the taf1 gene encoding transcription initiation factor TFIID subunit 1 isoform X7, with product MSDSDSDEDQDRPFSITGFLFGNINEDGQLEGDSVLDNESKKHLAGLGNLGLGSLITEITANEEDSPEETKDSSVVDAEGWVKSTEDAVDYSDISEVAEDETKKYRQAMSSLQPGKKPDDEDDYDADCEDIDSKLMPPPPPPSLPTSVKKDEPAQSSSVAEEGDGIILPSIIAPSTSGDKVDFSSSSDSESETDRPSQKSGSGGAPDRLNLPLAGIMQKDAAKALPSVTELFPEFRPGKVLRFLRLFGPGKNMPSVWRSARRKKKRKHRDHQPGTPPPEGESSEQGQEKKSGWVYEYAPPPPPEQCLSDDEITMMAPVESKFSQACGDGDKETESRPKVAEWRYGPAQLWYDMLGVPEDGSNFNYGFKLKEKTDKQENEDVPQDVPDTAMVSEEQEECEEGSDKEKRALENELFLMVTQLQWEDDIIWNGEDVKHKGTKTQRASLAGWLPSSMTRNANAYNAQQGLSRSNSQLAPPPLPPAPKTSMISSSKRDKNSQDNQTSHEDDNPWYSIFPIDNEELVYGRWEDNIIWDDQEMDYYLSPPVLTLDPNDENIILEIPDEKEEITSHSPSKENKKETALKKSRILLGKTGVIKDEPQQNMSQPEIKDPWNLSNDEFYYPKQQGLRGTFGGNIIQHSIPALELRQPFFPTHMGPMKLRQFHRPALKKYSFGALAQPGPHPVQPLLKHIKKKAKMREQERQASGGGDMFFMRTPQDLTGKDGDLILAEYSEEYAPLIMQVGMATKIKNYYKRKPGKDPGAPDCKYGETVYCHTSPFLGSLHPGQLLQAFENNLFRAPIYLHKMPETDFLVLRTRHGYYIRELVDIFVVGQECPLSEVPGPNSKRANTHIRDFLQVFIYRLFWKSKDRPRRIRMEDIKKAFPSHSESSIRKRLKLCADFKRTGMDSNWWVLKPDFRLPTEEEIRAMVSPEQCCAYYSMLVAEQRLKDAGYGEKSFFAPEEENEEDFQMKIDDEVRTAPWNTTRAFISAMKGKCLLEVTGVADPTGCGEGFSYVKVPNKPTQQKDDKEPQPVKKTVTGTDADLRRLSLKNAKQLLRKFGVPEEEIKKLSRWEVIDVVRTMSTEQARSGEGPMSKFARGSRFSVAEHQERYKEECQRIFDLQNKVLESTEVLSTDTDSSSAEDSDFEEMGKNIENMLQNKKTSSQLSREREEQERKELQRMLMGEESDRDHKGRKDRRKGLSSSLSTSSHKDDDTCSVTSLNSSATGRRLKIYRTFRDEDGKEYVRCETVRKASVIDAYLRIRTTKDDDFIRKFALFDEQHREEMRKERRRIQEQLRRLKRNQEKDKFKGPPEKKAKKAKERPDLKLKCGACGAIGHMRTNKFCPLYYQTNAPPSNPVAMTEEQEEELEKTVIHNDNEELIKVEGTKIVLGKQLIESADEVRRKSLVLKFPKQQLPAKKKRRVGSAVHCDYLNKPHKSIHRRRTDPMVTLSSVLESIINDMRDHPNTYPFHTPVNAKVVKDYYKIISRPMDLQTLRENVRKRLYPSREEFREAVELIVKNSATYNGAKHPITQVAQSMLDLCDTKLKEKEDRLVRLEKAINPLLDDDDQVAFSFILDNIVTQKMMAVPDSWPFHHPVNKKFVPDYHKVIANPMDLETVRKNISKHKYQNREIFLFDISLIHTNSIKYNGPDSPYTKTALEIVNVCKQTLADYDEHLTQLEKDISTAKEAALDAADLESLDPMTPGPYTPQGRHRRPGEEESDVDIEGFEEDDDGKPKTPAPAEDAEGDLEDDDDEDEMLLPPRRRMHDEDEEEDDEGEDSRSNRPAQSSVLYQDLLMSDGEDDASEEEGDNPFSSIQLSESGSDSDREVDVRPQPPRRTQETARMGMEQDESMMSYEGDGPDEPHLEDSNVSYGSYEDPESRSQMPPSSLGNGDEYGISEEEEDEEDEARRRGPAVLSQVQLSEDEESEEFRSIGGDSDMDSDN from the exons ATGTCAGATTCTGATAGTGATGAAGACCAGGACCGTCCATTTTCGATCACAGGCTTCCTTTTTGGAAATATAAATGAAGATGGACAGCTGGAGGGCGACAGTGTTTTGGACAAC GAATCCAAGAAACATCTGGCTGGTTTGGGCAATCTTGGACTTGGATCACTCATTACAGAAATAACCGCTAATGAGGAAGACAGCCCAGAGGAAACTAAAGACTCTAGCGTTGTTGATGCAGAAG GTTGGGTAAAAAGCACTGAAGATGCGGTTGATTACTCGGACATCAGTGAAGTTGCAGAGGATGAAACGAAAAAGTATCGTCAGGCAATGAGCTCATTGCAACCAGGGAAGAAGCCTG atgatgaagatgactATGATGCAGACTGTGAGGATATTGACTCCAAGCTTATgccaccccctcctccaccaAGTCTTCCCACATCTGTAAAAAAAGATGAACCTGCTCAGAGTTCAAGTG TGGCAGAGGAGGGTGATGGTATTATACTACCTTCAATTATTGCACCATCTACTTCTGGAGACAAGGTTGATTTCAGTAGTTCTTCAGATTCAGAGTCTGAAACCGATCGTCCTTCACAAAAGTCTGGTTCAGGAGGGGCTCCAGACCGACTCAACCTCCCACTGGCTGGAATCATGCAGAAAGATGCAGCCAAAGCCTTGCCTAGTGTCACAGAGTTATTCCcagagtttagacctggaaaG GTTCTCAGATTCTTAAGATTGTTTGGTCCCGGAAAAAACATGCCATCTGTTTGGAGAAGtgccagaaggaagaagaagcgAAAGCACAGAGACCATCAGCCCGGGACCCCGCCACCTGAAGGAGAAAGCTCAGAACAAGGCCAAGAGAAGAAGTCTGGATGGGTCTATGAGTatgcaccacctcctcctccagagcaGTGCCTCTCTGATGATGAA ATTACCATGATGGCTCCAGTAGAATCAAAATTTTCACAGGCCTGTGGCGACGGAGACAAGGAGACCGAGTCTCGACCAAAAGTAGCGGAATGGAGATATGGTCCAGCTCAGCTTTGGTACGATATGCTTGGCGTTCCTGAAGATGGGAGTAACTTCAATTATGGTTTCAAACTAAAGGAAAAAACAGACAAGCAGGAAAACGAAGACGTGCCTCAGGATGTACCAGACACAGCAATGGTG TCTGAAGAACAGGAAGAATGTGAAGAGGGGAGtgacaaagagaagagagccCTTGAGAATGAGTTGTTTTTGATGGTCACTCAGTTGCAATGGGAGGATGACATTATTTGGAATGGAGAGGATGTGAAACACAAGGGGACAAAGAcccaaagagccagtctggcAGGATGGCTACCCTCCAGCATGACCCGCAATGCAAATGCTTACAATGCACAACAGG gTCTTTCAAGAAGTAATTCACAACTTGCCCCACCTCCATTACCTCCTGCACCAAAAACATCAATGATCTCTAGCTCTAAGCGGGACAAAAATAGTCAGGATAATCAAA CGTCTCATGAAGATGACAATCCGTGGTATTCAATTTTCCCCATTGACAATGAGGAGCTGGTGTATGGACGCTGGGAAGACAATATTATCTGGGATGATCAGGAAATGGATTACTACCTCTCTCCACCTGTCCTTACGCTTGATCCAAATGATGAGAACATTATTTTAG AAATTCCTGATGAAAAGGAGGAAATCACATCCCACTCACcttcaaaagaaaacaaaaaagaaactgcACTCAAGAAAAGTCGAATCCTGCTGGGCAAGACTGGAGTAATAAAAGATGAACCTCAGCAG AACATGTCCCAGCCCGAGATAAAGGACCCATGGAACCTCTCCAATGATGAGTTTTATTATCCCAAACAGCAAGGCCTGCGGGGCACCTTTGGAGGAAACATTATCCAG CACTCTATCCCTGCCTTGGAGTTGAGGCAGCCCTTCTTCCCTACACACATGGGACCTATGAAACTACGTCAATTCCATCGGCCGGCTTTGAAAAAGTACTCTTTTGGTGCTTTGGCTCAACCAGGGCCACATCCAGTTCAGCCTCTGCTTAAACATATCAAGAAAAAGGCTAAG atGAGAGAACAAGAGCGACAGGCATCTGGAGGTGGTGATATGTTTTTCATGCGAACTCCTCAAGACCTTACAGGCAAAGATGGAGATCTGATTTTGGCAGAGTACAGTGAAGAATACGCACCATTGATTATGCAAGTGGGCATGGCCACCAAGATAAAGAACTACTACAAACGC AAACCTGGTAAGGACCCAGGAGCACCAGACTGTAAATATGGAGAAACTGTGTACTGTCACACATCACCCTTCCTTGGATCTCTGCATCCTGGACAGCTGCTGCAG gcaTTTGAGAACAATCTTTTCCGTGCACCAATTTACCTCCACAAAATGCCAGAGACAGATTTTCTGGTTTTACGAACACGTCATGGATACTACATCAGAGAGCTGGTGGATATCTTTGTAGTTGGTCAGGAGTGTCCACTGTCTGAGGTCCCTGGACCCAACTCCAAAAGAGCCAATACCCACATCAGGGACTTCCTACAG gtgtttatttacaggttgTTCTGGAAGAGCAAGGACCGGCCCAGGAGAATCCGGATGGAGGACATCAAAAAAGCTTTTCCTTCACATTCTGAGAGCAGCATTAGAAAACGTCTTAAACTTTGTGCTGACTTTAAACGCACAG GAATGGACTCAAATTGGTGGGTACTGAAGCCTGACTTCAGATTACCCACTGAAGAGGAGATCCGAGCCATGGTGTCTCCTGAACAGTGCTGTGCGTACTACAGCATGCTGGTGGCTGAACAGAGACTGAAG GATGCTGGTTATGGAGAGAAGTCATTCTTTGCTCCGGAGGAAGAGAATGAAGAGGACTTTCAAATGAAAATTGATGATGAG GTTCGGACAGCTCCATGGAATACCACAAGAGCATTCATTTCAGCCATGAAGGGAAAATGTCTTCTGGAGGTCACTGGTGTAGCTGATCCTACTGGCTGTGGAGAGGGTTTCTCTTACGTTAAGGTGCCCAACAAGCCCACTCAACAGAAG GATGACAAAGAACCACAGCCTGTCAAAAAGACTGTGACTGGAACTGATGCCGATTTGAGGAGACTTTCTTTGAAAAACGCAAAGCAGCTTCTACGCAAGTTTGGGGTACCAGAGGAAGAA ATAAAGAAGCTTTCTCGGTGGGAGGTGATTGATGTAGTGAGGACCATGTCCACAGAGCAGGCTCGTTCAGGTGAAGGGCCTATGAGTAAGTTTGCCCGAGGTTCACGCTTCTCTGTGGCTGAGCATCAAGAGCGCTATAAGGAGGAGTGCCAGAGGATCTTTGACCTGCAGAACAA GGTGTTGGAGTCAACCGAGGTGCTGTCCACTGACACAGACAGCAGCTCTGCTGAGGACAGTGACTTTGAGGAGATGGGGAAGAATATTGAGAACATGCTGCAGAACAAAAAGACTAGCTCACAGCTTTCTCGGGAGcgtgaggagcaggagagaaaggAGCTCCAGAGGATGTTGATGGGagaagagagtgacagagaccaCAAGGGCCGCAAAGACAGACGGAAAGGTTTAT caAGTTCTTTGTCCACCAGCTCCCACAAAGACGATGACACTTGTTCTGTTACAAGTCTGAACTCGTCAGCTACAGGCCGCAGGCTCAAGATTTACCGCACATTCAGAGATGAGGATGGGAAAGAGTATGTTCGCTGTGAAACTGTGCGCAAAGCCTCTGTCATTGATGCTTACCTGAGGATCAGAACCACAAAGGATGATGACTTCAT CCGGAAGTTTGCCCTCTTTGACGAGCAGcacagagaggagatgaggaaggaGCGTCGTCGCATTCAGGAGCAGCTGCGCAGACTGAAACGAAACCAAGAGAAGGACAAGTTCAAGGGGCCTCCAGAGAAGAAGGCCAAAAAGGCCAAAGAGAGGCCAGACCTCAAG CTTAAGTGTGGTGCTTGTGGTGCTATTGGACACATGAGGACCAACAAGTTCTGCCCACTATACTATCAAACCAATGCACCACCTTCTAACCCCGTGGCAATGACTGAAGAACAAGAGGAGGAACTGGAAAAGACAGTTATTCACAATGATAATGAGGAGCTGATCAAAGTGGAGGGCACCAAAATTGTACTGGGCAAACAGCTCATTGAAAG TGCTGATGAGGTGCGAAGAAAGTCTTTGGTGTTGAAGTTCCCCAAGCAACAGCTGCCTGCAAAGAAGAAGAGGCGTGTAGGCAGCGCTGTGCATTGTGACTacttaaat aaGCCACACAAGTCTATCCATCGCAGACGCACTGACCCCATGGTGACTTTGTCTTCAGTGCTGGAGAGCATCATAAATGACATGCGGGATCATCCAAAT ACATATCCCTTCCACACACCTGTGAATGCCAAGGTTGTGAAGGACTACTACAAGATCATTAGTCGCCCAATGGATCTGCAAACTCTGAGAGAAAATGTACGAAAGCGCCTGTATCCATCAAGAGAGGAATTTAGAGAAGCTGTGGAGCTTATTGTCAAGAACAGTGCCACTTACAATG GAGCAAAACATCCAATTACACAAGTGGCCCAGTCCATGTTAGACCTGTGTGATACAAAACTAAAGGAG aaGGAAGACAGACTGGTGAGGCTGGAAAAAGCCATCAACCCTCTACTGGATGATGACGATCAAGTtgctttctctttcattttggaCAACATTGTGACTCAGAAAATGATGGCAGTGCCTGAT TCATGGCCATTCCATCATCCTGTCAACAAGAAGTTTGTGCCAGACTATCACAAGGTCATTGCAAATCCCATGGACCTAGAGACTGTCCGGAAG AACATTTCTAAACATAAATATCAGAACAGAGAGATCTTCCTCTTCGACATCAGCCTCATTCATACCAACAGCATTAAGTACAATG GTCCAGACAGCCCATACACCAAAACGGCTCTAGAGATAGTCAATGTTTGTAAACAGACCTTGGCAGAT TATGATGAGCATCTGACCCAGCTGGAAAAGGACATTTCCACTGCAAAAGAGGCTGCTCTGGATGCAGCTGACCTGGAGAGCTTGGACCCAATGACTCCTGGGCCCTATACTCCTCAG gGTCGTCACAGAAGACCCGGGGAAGAAGAGTCAGATGTGGACATTGAGGGCTTTGAAGAGGACGATGATGGAAAGCCTAAAACTCCTGCCCCT gcagaggatgcagaaggAGACCTGGAGGATGACGACGACGAAGATGAGATGCTGCTGCCGCCTCGCAGACGAATGcatgatgaagatgaagaggaggatgatgaAGGGGAGGACAGCAGGTCGAATCGTCCCGCTCAGTCCAGTGTGCTGTACCAGGACTTGCTCATGTCTGATGGAGAGGATGACGCTAgtgaggaggaaggagacaaCCCGTTCTCCT CCATCCAGCTGTCAGAGAGTGGCAGTGACTCTGATAGAGAGGTGGATGTCAGACCGCAGCCGCCACGAAGGACCCAAGAGACTGCTCGCATGGGAATGGAGCAGGACGAGAGCATGATGTCATATGAAGGGGATGGACCAGATGAGCCTCATTTGGAAGACAGTAATGTCAG TTATGGGAGCTATGAGGACCCAGAGAGCCGCAGCCAGATGCCCCCATCTAGCCTGGGTAACGGTGATGAGTATGGCAttagtgaggaggaggaggatgaagaagatgaaGCTCGCAGAAGGGGGCCTGCTGTTCTTTCCCAAGTCCAGCTCAGTGAGGACGAGGAGAGCGAGGAGTTCCGGTCCATCGGAGGAGACAGTGACATGGACTCAGATAATTAG